A window of Castor canadensis chromosome 10, mCasCan1.hap1v2, whole genome shotgun sequence contains these coding sequences:
- the Ccdc174 gene encoding coiled-coil domain-containing protein 174 isoform X1, with product MQQEFRGRHRFLSRSSADNWHSLLCSLEPSTLVDLKAELFRKQEEFKQEKLLKDSGVLGKPKTSNKKPSIWSKQNAGVSNRDEKDAEQKVEEQRTLDKAREKLEEKAKLYEKMTKGDFIDEEVEDTYLVDFTQKIVDKRRAMEATGAKREFQKGGERDDEDLPERDTPPPQDPSEEWVDYVDSLGRSRRCMRKDLPDLLEMDKNLQGRLFVSPANEKTLLSEDMRKELQRQQWEEEEREALKRPMGPIHYEDIRENEARQLGVGYFAFARDKELRNKQMKTLEMLREQTTDQRTKRENIKEKRKAMLEARLAKLRQKKMKKSKDGTEEESGVDGDVVGPLPPAPKAVPAPPPVAQSSKVEVIIQERKDTKPGVPHVREWDRGKEFSFGYWSKRQSDLRAERDPEFAPPSDYFVGQKRTGSVSSHTWNRPGPAPSDSGQHFGQSQEPSSVHTTSSPAPEGPPQAPTVTFKTLDDMISYYKQVT from the exons ATGCAGCAGGAGTTCAGAGGAAGACATCGGTTCCTTTCCCGATCCAGTGCCGACAATTGGCATTCGTTATTATGCTCGCTTGAACCAAGCACT TTGGTAGATCTTAAGGCCGAACTCTTCCGAAAACAAGAAGAATTCAAACAAGAAAAACTTCTAAAAGATTCTGGAGTTTTGGGAAAACCAAAGACAAGTAATAAG AAGCCgagtatttggagcaaacagaacgcAGGAGTTTCAAACCGAGATGAGAAGGACGCTGAGCAGAAGGTCGAGGAACAGAGAACCTTAGATAAAGCCAG ggaaaaattggaagaaaaagccaaattatatgaaaaaatgacTAAAGGAGACTTTATAG ATGAGGAAGTGGAGGATACATACCTCGTGGATTTCACACAGAAGATCGTAGACAAACGTAGAGCAATGGAAGCGACTGGTGCCAAAAGAGAGTTCcagaagggaggggaaagggacgATGAAGATCTTCCTGAAAGAGACACGCCTCCTCCCCAAGACCCCAGCGAGGAATG GGTGGATTATGTGGACTCTTTAGGGCGATCCCGGCGCTGCATGAGGAAGGATTTGCCAGATCTTCTAGAGATGGATAAAAATCTTCAGGGGAGACT CTTTGTTAGTCCGGCTAATGAAAAAACCTTACTATCTGAGGACATGAGGAAAGAGCTTCAGCggcagcaatgggaagaagaggagagggaggctcTGAAAAGGCCCATGGGGCCCATCCATTACGAAGACATCCGGGAGAATG AGGCCCGGCAACTTGGTGTTGGTTATTTTGCTTTTGCCCGAGACAAAGAGTTGagaaacaagcaaatgaaaactTTAGAAATGCTGCGTGAACAG ACAACAGATCAGAGAACAAAACGAGAAAACATTAAGGAAAAGCGAAAGgctatgttagaagcaagacttGCCAAGCTTcgacaaaaaaagatgaaaaaatcaaaagatgGAACAGAAGAAGAAAGTGGAG TAGATGGAGACGTTGTTGGGCCTTTGCCACCAGCACCAAAGGCTGTGCCAGCTCCACCTCCTGTTGCCCAGAGCAGCAAAGTAGAAGTTATAATCCAGGAAAGGAAGGATACCAAGCCTGGAGTGCCGCATGTGCGGGAGTGGGACAGAGGAAAAG aattttCCTTTGGATACTGGTCAAAGAGGCAGTCAGATCTCCGGGCCGAACGAGATCCTGAGTTTGCCCCACCATCAGATTACTTTGTGGGTCAAAAGAGAACTGGTTCTGTCAGTAGCCACACATGGAACAGACCTGGACCAGCACCAAGTGACTCAGGACAGCACTTTGGCCAGAGCCAGGAGCCCAGCTCTGTCCATACGACATCCTCTCCTGCCCCTGAAGGCCCACCACAAGCCCCCACAGTGACTTTCAAAACTCTGGATGATATGATATCATACTATAAACAAGTGACATGA
- the Ccdc174 gene encoding coiled-coil domain-containing protein 174 isoform X2, whose protein sequence is MQQEFRGRHRFLSRSSADNWHSLLCSLEPSTLVDLKAELFRKQEEFKQEKLLKDSGVLGKPKTSNKKPSIWSKQNAGVSNRDEKDAEQKVEEQRTLDKAREKLEEKAKLYEKMTKGDFIDEEVEDTYLVDFTQKIVDKRRAMEATGAKREFQKGGERDDEDLPERDTPPPQDPSEEWVDYVDSLGRSRRCMRKDLPDLLEMDKNLQGRLFVSPANEKTLLSEDMRKELQRQQWEEEEREALKRPMGPIHYEDIRENEARQLGVGYFAFARDKELRNKQMKTLEMLREQTTDQRTKRENIKEKRKAMLEARLAKLRQKKMKKSKDGTEEESGDGDVVGPLPPAPKAVPAPPPVAQSSKVEVIIQERKDTKPGVPHVREWDRGKEFSFGYWSKRQSDLRAERDPEFAPPSDYFVGQKRTGSVSSHTWNRPGPAPSDSGQHFGQSQEPSSVHTTSSPAPEGPPQAPTVTFKTLDDMISYYKQVT, encoded by the exons ATGCAGCAGGAGTTCAGAGGAAGACATCGGTTCCTTTCCCGATCCAGTGCCGACAATTGGCATTCGTTATTATGCTCGCTTGAACCAAGCACT TTGGTAGATCTTAAGGCCGAACTCTTCCGAAAACAAGAAGAATTCAAACAAGAAAAACTTCTAAAAGATTCTGGAGTTTTGGGAAAACCAAAGACAAGTAATAAG AAGCCgagtatttggagcaaacagaacgcAGGAGTTTCAAACCGAGATGAGAAGGACGCTGAGCAGAAGGTCGAGGAACAGAGAACCTTAGATAAAGCCAG ggaaaaattggaagaaaaagccaaattatatgaaaaaatgacTAAAGGAGACTTTATAG ATGAGGAAGTGGAGGATACATACCTCGTGGATTTCACACAGAAGATCGTAGACAAACGTAGAGCAATGGAAGCGACTGGTGCCAAAAGAGAGTTCcagaagggaggggaaagggacgATGAAGATCTTCCTGAAAGAGACACGCCTCCTCCCCAAGACCCCAGCGAGGAATG GGTGGATTATGTGGACTCTTTAGGGCGATCCCGGCGCTGCATGAGGAAGGATTTGCCAGATCTTCTAGAGATGGATAAAAATCTTCAGGGGAGACT CTTTGTTAGTCCGGCTAATGAAAAAACCTTACTATCTGAGGACATGAGGAAAGAGCTTCAGCggcagcaatgggaagaagaggagagggaggctcTGAAAAGGCCCATGGGGCCCATCCATTACGAAGACATCCGGGAGAATG AGGCCCGGCAACTTGGTGTTGGTTATTTTGCTTTTGCCCGAGACAAAGAGTTGagaaacaagcaaatgaaaactTTAGAAATGCTGCGTGAACAG ACAACAGATCAGAGAACAAAACGAGAAAACATTAAGGAAAAGCGAAAGgctatgttagaagcaagacttGCCAAGCTTcgacaaaaaaagatgaaaaaatcaaaagatgGAACAGAAGAAGAAAGTGGAG ATGGAGACGTTGTTGGGCCTTTGCCACCAGCACCAAAGGCTGTGCCAGCTCCACCTCCTGTTGCCCAGAGCAGCAAAGTAGAAGTTATAATCCAGGAAAGGAAGGATACCAAGCCTGGAGTGCCGCATGTGCGGGAGTGGGACAGAGGAAAAG aattttCCTTTGGATACTGGTCAAAGAGGCAGTCAGATCTCCGGGCCGAACGAGATCCTGAGTTTGCCCCACCATCAGATTACTTTGTGGGTCAAAAGAGAACTGGTTCTGTCAGTAGCCACACATGGAACAGACCTGGACCAGCACCAAGTGACTCAGGACAGCACTTTGGCCAGAGCCAGGAGCCCAGCTCTGTCCATACGACATCCTCTCCTGCCCCTGAAGGCCCACCACAAGCCCCCACAGTGACTTTCAAAACTCTGGATGATATGATATCATACTATAAACAAGTGACATGA
- the Ccdc174 gene encoding coiled-coil domain-containing protein 174 isoform X3: MDRRKKPLDVTASSLVDLKAELFRKQEEFKQEKLLKDSGVLGKPKTSNKKPSIWSKQNAGVSNRDEKDAEQKVEEQRTLDKAREKLEEKAKLYEKMTKGDFIDEEVEDTYLVDFTQKIVDKRRAMEATGAKREFQKGGERDDEDLPERDTPPPQDPSEEWVDYVDSLGRSRRCMRKDLPDLLEMDKNLQGRLFVSPANEKTLLSEDMRKELQRQQWEEEEREALKRPMGPIHYEDIRENEARQLGVGYFAFARDKELRNKQMKTLEMLREQTTDQRTKRENIKEKRKAMLEARLAKLRQKKMKKSKDGTEEESGVDGDVVGPLPPAPKAVPAPPPVAQSSKVEVIIQERKDTKPGVPHVREWDRGKEFSFGYWSKRQSDLRAERDPEFAPPSDYFVGQKRTGSVSSHTWNRPGPAPSDSGQHFGQSQEPSSVHTTSSPAPEGPPQAPTVTFKTLDDMISYYKQVT; encoded by the exons TTGGTAGATCTTAAGGCCGAACTCTTCCGAAAACAAGAAGAATTCAAACAAGAAAAACTTCTAAAAGATTCTGGAGTTTTGGGAAAACCAAAGACAAGTAATAAG AAGCCgagtatttggagcaaacagaacgcAGGAGTTTCAAACCGAGATGAGAAGGACGCTGAGCAGAAGGTCGAGGAACAGAGAACCTTAGATAAAGCCAG ggaaaaattggaagaaaaagccaaattatatgaaaaaatgacTAAAGGAGACTTTATAG ATGAGGAAGTGGAGGATACATACCTCGTGGATTTCACACAGAAGATCGTAGACAAACGTAGAGCAATGGAAGCGACTGGTGCCAAAAGAGAGTTCcagaagggaggggaaagggacgATGAAGATCTTCCTGAAAGAGACACGCCTCCTCCCCAAGACCCCAGCGAGGAATG GGTGGATTATGTGGACTCTTTAGGGCGATCCCGGCGCTGCATGAGGAAGGATTTGCCAGATCTTCTAGAGATGGATAAAAATCTTCAGGGGAGACT CTTTGTTAGTCCGGCTAATGAAAAAACCTTACTATCTGAGGACATGAGGAAAGAGCTTCAGCggcagcaatgggaagaagaggagagggaggctcTGAAAAGGCCCATGGGGCCCATCCATTACGAAGACATCCGGGAGAATG AGGCCCGGCAACTTGGTGTTGGTTATTTTGCTTTTGCCCGAGACAAAGAGTTGagaaacaagcaaatgaaaactTTAGAAATGCTGCGTGAACAG ACAACAGATCAGAGAACAAAACGAGAAAACATTAAGGAAAAGCGAAAGgctatgttagaagcaagacttGCCAAGCTTcgacaaaaaaagatgaaaaaatcaaaagatgGAACAGAAGAAGAAAGTGGAG TAGATGGAGACGTTGTTGGGCCTTTGCCACCAGCACCAAAGGCTGTGCCAGCTCCACCTCCTGTTGCCCAGAGCAGCAAAGTAGAAGTTATAATCCAGGAAAGGAAGGATACCAAGCCTGGAGTGCCGCATGTGCGGGAGTGGGACAGAGGAAAAG aattttCCTTTGGATACTGGTCAAAGAGGCAGTCAGATCTCCGGGCCGAACGAGATCCTGAGTTTGCCCCACCATCAGATTACTTTGTGGGTCAAAAGAGAACTGGTTCTGTCAGTAGCCACACATGGAACAGACCTGGACCAGCACCAAGTGACTCAGGACAGCACTTTGGCCAGAGCCAGGAGCCCAGCTCTGTCCATACGACATCCTCTCCTGCCCCTGAAGGCCCACCACAAGCCCCCACAGTGACTTTCAAAACTCTGGATGATATGATATCATACTATAAACAAGTGACATGA
- the Ccdc174 gene encoding coiled-coil domain-containing protein 174 isoform X4, translated as MDRRKKPLDVTASSLVDLKAELFRKQEEFKQEKLLKDSGVLGKPKTSNKKPSIWSKQNAGVSNRDEKDAEQKVEEQRTLDKAREKLEEKAKLYEKMTKGDFIDEEVEDTYLVDFTQKIVDKRRAMEATGAKREFQKGGERDDEDLPERDTPPPQDPSEEWVDYVDSLGRSRRCMRKDLPDLLEMDKNLQGRLFVSPANEKTLLSEDMRKELQRQQWEEEEREALKRPMGPIHYEDIRENEARQLGVGYFAFARDKELRNKQMKTLEMLREQTTDQRTKRENIKEKRKAMLEARLAKLRQKKMKKSKDGTEEESGDGDVVGPLPPAPKAVPAPPPVAQSSKVEVIIQERKDTKPGVPHVREWDRGKEFSFGYWSKRQSDLRAERDPEFAPPSDYFVGQKRTGSVSSHTWNRPGPAPSDSGQHFGQSQEPSSVHTTSSPAPEGPPQAPTVTFKTLDDMISYYKQVT; from the exons TTGGTAGATCTTAAGGCCGAACTCTTCCGAAAACAAGAAGAATTCAAACAAGAAAAACTTCTAAAAGATTCTGGAGTTTTGGGAAAACCAAAGACAAGTAATAAG AAGCCgagtatttggagcaaacagaacgcAGGAGTTTCAAACCGAGATGAGAAGGACGCTGAGCAGAAGGTCGAGGAACAGAGAACCTTAGATAAAGCCAG ggaaaaattggaagaaaaagccaaattatatgaaaaaatgacTAAAGGAGACTTTATAG ATGAGGAAGTGGAGGATACATACCTCGTGGATTTCACACAGAAGATCGTAGACAAACGTAGAGCAATGGAAGCGACTGGTGCCAAAAGAGAGTTCcagaagggaggggaaagggacgATGAAGATCTTCCTGAAAGAGACACGCCTCCTCCCCAAGACCCCAGCGAGGAATG GGTGGATTATGTGGACTCTTTAGGGCGATCCCGGCGCTGCATGAGGAAGGATTTGCCAGATCTTCTAGAGATGGATAAAAATCTTCAGGGGAGACT CTTTGTTAGTCCGGCTAATGAAAAAACCTTACTATCTGAGGACATGAGGAAAGAGCTTCAGCggcagcaatgggaagaagaggagagggaggctcTGAAAAGGCCCATGGGGCCCATCCATTACGAAGACATCCGGGAGAATG AGGCCCGGCAACTTGGTGTTGGTTATTTTGCTTTTGCCCGAGACAAAGAGTTGagaaacaagcaaatgaaaactTTAGAAATGCTGCGTGAACAG ACAACAGATCAGAGAACAAAACGAGAAAACATTAAGGAAAAGCGAAAGgctatgttagaagcaagacttGCCAAGCTTcgacaaaaaaagatgaaaaaatcaaaagatgGAACAGAAGAAGAAAGTGGAG ATGGAGACGTTGTTGGGCCTTTGCCACCAGCACCAAAGGCTGTGCCAGCTCCACCTCCTGTTGCCCAGAGCAGCAAAGTAGAAGTTATAATCCAGGAAAGGAAGGATACCAAGCCTGGAGTGCCGCATGTGCGGGAGTGGGACAGAGGAAAAG aattttCCTTTGGATACTGGTCAAAGAGGCAGTCAGATCTCCGGGCCGAACGAGATCCTGAGTTTGCCCCACCATCAGATTACTTTGTGGGTCAAAAGAGAACTGGTTCTGTCAGTAGCCACACATGGAACAGACCTGGACCAGCACCAAGTGACTCAGGACAGCACTTTGGCCAGAGCCAGGAGCCCAGCTCTGTCCATACGACATCCTCTCCTGCCCCTGAAGGCCCACCACAAGCCCCCACAGTGACTTTCAAAACTCTGGATGATATGATATCATACTATAAACAAGTGACATGA